The DNA region taataattcaatagctcaataaacaaaattattgcaaaaataatttaagaaaagataattaatgcattttgcaattttttgtaatttcttcaatatcaATAGagtagattaattaaatcattaaaacaattataattaaggtGTACTGAATATATGCAGATAGACTATTCTGAgattaattcattcatttaatataagtaattttaaaactaaacattaaactttttccatcatatttttgtaaattatcacaatattttgaataaaaacagtattaaGTTTATTGAATTACACACCAATTTTTAGGGCTAGAGCAGAATGCCAGAATCATTGGTTTGTATACAATGAGAATATGAGTGTGGAATCTTGTGCCCAAGCTGTATCAAACTTGGCTATTCAGTTTGGTGATTCAGATGATGATGGAGCTGCTATGTCAAGACCATTTGGTGTAGCAATTTTGTTTGCTGGAATTGATGAGAAGGGACCACAACTCTACCATATGGATCCTTCAGGTAAATTAAGTGTGGCTTATCTTAtccatttatatattaatggtTTTCTTTTAGGTACATTTGTACAATTTGATGCCAAGGCAATTGGTTCTGGTTCTGAAGGCGCCCAGCAAAGTTTGCAGGAGGTTTACCACCGTAGTATGACTCTTGAAGAGGCCACTACTTCGGCCTTGACGATTTTAAAGCAGGTTATGGAAGAGAAATTAAACTCTTCAAATGTGGAAGTCATGACAATGAcaccaaataaaatgtttcatatgTTCAGTAAGGAGCAAGTAGAAGAGGTAATTTCTAAGCTggcttaatatgttttatttaaggtaTTATGTATgaggttttaatttttgtattcaaaataaagGATGTATATTCCgatatatatagttttaaaatacctCATTCATATACTTTCCATTCCATATGTCCTTTTTTCctgtattttcttaaaaaatttgtgtatggtacaagtataaataatatttaatataattatattttaatcaaataatatataaaattttgcggAAAATATTTCGTTCATTTACATTgtgatttaaaacttaaatattatggaTATATTGATGGAgatggttaattaattttatttctcataTTTAACAAACGTATTTCTAATGTATAATAGATAAATACAGTATaccttaaaaaagtataattaattattagtatataccatgatatattattttttgaattttacacACAAGAATTTTGTCCACAGTTATTAGTTAATGCTCTTAAAAATTTGCAGTTACATCTCAGTTTAATCTCATTATTTAGATATAGTATTTATGATAACCTACCTAaagcaaattaaaatgaaaaaataaaaattccaggtgaaaattaagtaagtgcttcacatttttatttatatatatttggaatattgtcaaattttgatataattctGGTCGATAAATTTGTGTGTGTTACAACatacaaattttgttgaatttttttaaattttgtaaatatgttttaaccTATGTAAATACTCAAACAAAATTGGATACTAGGGTAAGTCACAATATTTTCCTATCATATATGTATTAATCTTTTAGGTACTAATTTTGTTTCGTctgaaaatagttaattttactgaaattttgatGCTCAGTTCCCACAAAAAcctgtttataaaacaattaagtgccttttttgaaaagttatcaaaaaaaaCATCGTTTAACTTTCGCAAAGAAACAAGAACCATTAACAATTACCAAATCCAAATTAATGACTTCGACATTTGATGTCCAGAATGGGCGGAGTACACATTAACCTCtacttaagtaaaaataaacgaatagaaactttaaatatttgtataaaaacaagTGGACCGCTGGCGGCCAAGAAAGttcttttttgtaaaaaacagTGACAAGTGGGAGTAGATTCCTGATTATTAGTCCCCAATTCTGGTTCTTATACCATAAATTaggaataaataatacaatttattaacaacaatatCAAATTCTACATGTTATCAACTTACTGAGGTGGGTAATAAAATAGTTCTGCATGCAGCtttcagtaatttataattctaatgTTAAGAAATACCTTCACAATACATTGTTatcttttattaacatttgggataatgtgttttttctatatttctagctttttcattatttaagtgttatactttaatttattttttttattgtagatAATGGAACGCTCGGATTATACGTCAAAGAAGGATGATAATGACATACAAGGAAGAATTCCAGTGACCGCTTAAAATAGCTGTACAGAATATTCCATATTTCTATTTGACGTATGTATTCTATTACCAGTGAGGTTTGCGTctcaaatgaatttatttttccttcaAACTTCTTATAGTTGtttcttatatataaattatacatgtttacatttattaataagtttttaatttcactttcttattgttttaaatttaaaatgattaaactgTAAGTTCAATGAttgtagtaaataaattaataaaaatttataaaacaaataaatgtaaccTGTGAAATTTTGTTACCGtttgtcaaaataaataaataaatataataagataaaaaagttattacacTATTTTAAATCTGTCAAAAATTAGTCtttgtagatattttataaacactcAGAGTTTTACATCTGCTCTAAAACGATTTATTACACAACCAATGTCAGATACCCTCTATGTCAAGCATTATATTCtacttgtaatttaatttttaattttccatgtaaaaatatttatttttctataaaattacacatattacattaatataggGGAGTGAATGAAATGCATTAAGTTACATAAAAcgcatcaaatatatttttttaaatatgtaattaacacACTAGGCGGGTAGCAAAATAGTTcaaactaagttgttgaatgataacaaaaaataagagataattctttcagttccgtatCTACAcgaatagagtaaaattatctcatcccgcttttaaaataagtacattcaaaaaggtaaaaattacccggcCCGCTAACAATCAACAGATCTCGAGGCGGatatttttacccgacccgcttatagtgtgttaatatattttagtttacatCAATCAAGTGTAttgattttagtttcttttacatttaaaaaatattttgaacgtaattttatttatatatataattactgttttttttttcataaaatacaaactttatttaaaatataacaaaattatttcgcTCATCATTATCTACTACTTTCTCCCATATTCCTGGCAGCAAATAAATTCCACATCAGAAAAATAATACGTTTTTTGAGGCTATCCAAAAATCGATTCATTGTTGAGTATCCTCTTAAGAATGGAAGCGCTGCTCAGCCAAGCCATGTGCCGTCGAACGGAATAGATGAAAATCCCAAGGGGCTATGTCAGGTGAATATGGCGGGTAGAACAGAATTTCCCATTGAAAGGATTCACTGGTTTAGCAACATGAAGTCAAGTAAGTGTTGTCATGTAACAAAATCACTTTGTCGCGTCTCTGTTCGTGTAGCGGCcggttttctttttcttttctctCGAGTTCATTTCATACGGTCCTTGCTTCTGAATCTTTCCTAACACCTTCAAACGTTTCGAAATTGTTGACTCATCTACTTGTAATGTTTTTCCAAGTTCTGCTAGTGTCTGACATTGGTCCTGATCAAGCAATTCCTCCAAATCtatgtctttaaattttttcggtGCGCCAGAACGTTCTTTATCCTCAAGTTGAAAATCGTTATTTTTGAAACGCCGAAACCAGTCTCTGCACGTCGTATCTGACAGAGAATTGTCGCCGTAAGTCTCAACAAGAATTCTGTGTGCTTCAGCTGCAGATTTCCCTTGAATAAAATAGTGCAACAAAATTCCTCGCAAATACACTTTGCTTGGCACAAAAGtggacatttttaaaatcaataaaaatttactttgtttaCACGAAAGTGAACTATCATACACTGAAATTTAAGGTTACATACACTAGTTCCTTGTACGGAGAACTCATAGAAAACCTAGAACTGTTATTGCCATCTTTGAAGAAACAGCGGAAACTTATTCAAGATcctaatagaaataaataaataaaaacaagtttttcaaaacttttttaaagagGAAAAGTcatccaattttaacagtttttttcagttttaaaagaatgtaacttatttatttatttatttgtactatttttacaaatagttAAAACTTTATAGACACACTTTTTTGATAATGAGTATGaaacaaaattcaacaaaacaaaaaataataatatatcattGGAGTACTTGGAAAATTAGAGTTTCTTCTTATTAATCCTGAAAAAAATCtcactaataaaatttgggGTACTGAAcacattctaaaaaatataatttttatcaatctgattaacatttatatttagaagttgtattataattaaaacatattattattattataattatttttattattattattgttattattattattgttattattattattatgagtattatttatggaagtttatcttaatattgcctatacatttattattttttgttgaaaaaaattgatttagccATATTCTATCCCAAAACATCAGTTTCATTTTCCTATAGTTTTTAGTGATCCTTGACCATTTAATACAATCTCAGCCTCTTGTTTATAGATGTCGCTACTAAGTATGAAATGGAATGAAAAAATACTCATTTCAAaaccacattttatttagaaaatagatcttataaatatatttaaataataaacgatttttattttttgttgatttatttaaaattttaaagtaatttaatgtttataaaatttataatttaataaaatatatattttttaaaaataaatatgattacttttatttcctctcttaattcaataattgttttttatgtgaaactatttaataattttttggttatccGTGAGTTGaagatgtattttttaataatagaaaccaattgcattaatttaactgctttataaaactttttggatgggatttaataaaaagacaacataatttagtcattatcctttaaatttaaaacatcattGTTGtgcttaaattatattaaattcctaAACAAATAAGGTCAAACGTTTCTCAATAAAACTATGAaactttacattaaattaaacccATTTTGTAGCCTGCAATTCTTCTTTCCAAATGCCTTACCTTAGGTCAAAGAATGTATGTCAGggggaaattttaattatttttttgatgttACACCATATATGAATTCTTTAGAAAGGCTTGCTCgctaaataaagaaaattttatgggATCACTCGAATAGCAACTTGAGTTTGCTATTGCGGGGTGTAAAACCACAGTTtgcaataaaatttgcatGCATTGACTTCTTGCAAGGTTAAAAGATGAATTGCGGATTGTcttgtcatttaattaaagaaaacggTGTtggaaaaacttaaatattcgACGAGGTAGTGATCCGTCGGCGCGTCGTCTGGTCAAGGCTTTGATAGATACTATTCGCTTATATTCTCGAGGTGACatatcaaaagtaaaaaatttggacACTGCAGGATTAGAACACGTTACATGTTCAAGAAACACTACATAGAAAAAGTTGTTTTACCCTGaattaaataccaaaaatcgtgtttttgaatgatttacAATTAGgtactattatttattcatttacattttattgagGTTTAGCACTGATTcatgaaaaataagatattacaATTCATGtagttgaaattaaatgataaattttacttatcttAATACATActgatataattttgttattaggaaaataaaaaataataatggaaaattagggaataagataatttgaacTAATTTGAAGCGTTAGTTTATTGGACCAGTTAAAATCTGAAGGAGATCAAAGTTGAATTCCAATATGTCAAATTTCTTGATAATTGAGCCACTATTAAGAACATTAATACAATTTCTGAagctaacaatttttaaaagaaaataaaagaactaCATTGACATATTTCAGCTTCCTTTGCCGTAACACTTTGTGAAGATGCCAATATAGTATTAACAGATATTGTTGTGCAAATTATTTAACCTCAACATACACTCTTAATGCAATTAAGTGAATAgctatttcataaataaatgtaatttgacaCACGATGCTTAATAATACATTGACTGTTTTAGTAGGTTTACAGTACATCTttgcattaaatataaacaaaaaaatacaattaatgtattaacCCAGCATACTTTCCTGAACACAAGAGACCTTGACTAATATCAGCAGGAGAACTACTTAAGGAATCATGATGGTACTTGGTTTCACCCCATTGccttatttagatttttattactaaattgtCCATATTTGTTATTCAAGTATCCGCTTTAGTTCACATCGCATGCCGCCACAAATGGAGGTCTAGACAACTACCGTGGATACTATTGCTGATCATTTAAACGTTTGCACAGAGTATAATTAATCTACTTGATGTtcgatttcaataaatttaagtgaagAATTTGGTTGATACGACTTGCATAGTTAAAAATGTTcccctttttaaaattatgagaaaTATGGTTCTTTACCACAAGCAGTCAGGAATACTTTAACTGTTGATATACCGTCTTTTCCATATTCACTTTTTGGCCATATAGGTAAGTTCAAGAGACGTTGACTTCAAATCCAacacaaaatcaaatataattccGCCGTCCCGTTTAATGTCAGTTTCTGCTTAAACTTCATGGATAACCGAATGCAGCGACGGAAAGACAATTCTATCGTGGACTCGCTTATCGCCACGCGTTTAGAATCCCCCTTAATTAAGACGTACAAAGTCCAATGGCGCGGATCGACCTCGAAGAACAGAATGAAGTAGATGAGGGCGTGAATGTGTTTTCGGGGGATGAGGCTGGAGAGGGAGATGAAATGAGTGGAGTCCGTGGCGATAGCTGCTCCGGTCGGACGCCTGTACTCGTCTGATAGAGCACCGCAGCACCCCAAGAGATCCGCCCGCTTTGTGCCGCTAAATCACTCATTAAAGCGAACGAACGCCGCCTCCCGAAAACAATCCTCTACCCTGTCCGCACAGTGACATAATTGTTTAACAagcactttattttaaaatgtaaattaataaaatatcacacTGTTATTATGCCGTTCCttcaattttgtatatgtttaatgtttttaaaagacgctgatatttttatgtttttttgttgATAAACGTAAGTACATAAATTGCATCACGTAGTATAATATTACtagaaattaatgtttttctcACATATACGATAGTGAAACGTTTTCACTtgtatctttaatattttacttggtGTGTaactgtataattattatgataaaaaatacagattAGATTTCAAAcataaggaaattaatattatagtaatgactaaaagtttaattttatatttctgaaaatgCAAGTATGACAGTAATATCGTATAAGTTTGATACGTTACCGTGCGACACGTTCATATCAACCCAATTAGCGCCATCGCATTTCTAATTTCGCCGGAAAAGGGAAAATGGGGACGAGATTAAATGGATTTTGTCCTTTGCTTTTTTGCGCAGGTTCACTTCCTTTTTATGGAAGAAGACACTTCTTACTTGTCATAATCCTTTGTACACCTCATTTAATGCACCACTATGTATTTTacgattttaacaattttaataaaattgtttgttatgcGTTTGGTTGaaagttacaaaaatacttgaataaaaaattagttgttaGAATCAAACTGGTTAATATCTTAAGTTGATTATCATGAATGATATTCCAATAATCATTCTAATGacctttttcaattatttccattaaaattggATGGATTGTGGAAACACACATAAAAGATCCAAGTTTGGCAAATTATATTGGTGAATTCGAGTGCGACATTTGGAAATgttggtaatttaaattaatcttggaagtaatttaaaatactatataacATTAATGCAATGCGTGAAGTACTCTAATTTGGATGATATTCCAGAAAATCTTGATGTTTCCATGATGAGAAAAGGACAATGTGAATGAGACGAAATGGGCTTTTTCTTTTGCTTTATTTGGGGGTTTGCTTTCTTTTTATAGAGGAAGACATTTATCATTTGTCACAATCATTTCTTCaccttatttaatataattattgactgaataatttcttttataaccTGTTTGGTAGGAAGTCAAAAATGAtatgaataacaaattaaaatttagtgctAGAATCAAAAATGCTTAATTCAGTGGATAATTGATgagatattcataattatccTTTTCAATTACTTAATTTGGTCTGACATAAAAGATGCAAGTTtggcaaattaatttgatgaacACAAGTTGGTGATTGAAGACAATCTTGTCAacaataagtaatataaaatacgttAAAACAATGATACAATCCGTGATGTTTGGATTTTAGTTTGGCTGATTTCCCAGAACAACTTGATGTTTCCCGTGTAGAGgagagtaaaataaaatgagaatGAAACTAAATGAGTTTTGTCCTTTGCTGGACtgtatgatttttataatttttattgttatcatTTTTGTGGGATGTTAAACTTGAAGTCCGAAGTTTGGAAATGTTAgtgattgaatataattttgaaaaaaaaatagtactaCAATATGAGAACATTACATGAACTTTGcactcttatttttattattttccagtAGACATTGACGTTTCTGGTAAGGAGAGGCGTAAAGGAAAAATGTAGATAGGATTAAATGGATTTTGTCCTTTGCTTTTTAGCACAggtttttttcctttttttatgtttctgcTTGTATACCTCATTTATGTATACATCAAtatgattttaacaatttcttcagattgaaaattaaaattatatatctcaaaaatttaaatttcatgctagaatcaaaaatgattaaatgagTTGATAATGATGatccattcaatttttttcgatTAAGATGAATAATCATAAAAGACCCAAGTTTGACAAATTATATTGtgactaaaaataatctaggaaaaataaagtaatataaaatacataattacaaTATGAATACAATACGTGAAGCTTATTCTAATGTGGATAATTTCCCAGTAAACCTTAACGTACCTAGTAAAGAGAAGAGTGAAGAGAAAATGGGTGAGAGATTAAATGGGTTTGCCATATACTTTTTGTTGTTCTTTTtaggtcattaaataatttcacatttGTCACAATCCTTTTTACAcctcatttaatatatcagtATGAACTATatgattgtataataatttcttatcagTTTGGTTAGAAGCTTTTCGtcctaaaaatcaaaaatgataATACATTCGGTAGAGAATCATGAGgatgattttatttcaattatttccattaaaatagGACAGACATAAAAGATTCTAGTTCGGCAAATCACATTGGGAAACATAAGCAAAGCTTGGAAATGTtggtgattaaaaatattattgaaaataataaataatataaaatactctcGCTAAAACATGAGTACAGTGTGTGCactctaatttttataatattttcctgTAAAATTTGACGTTTCCAGTGAAGAAGACGTTTACAATATTTcacgaaaattatataaaaagatatttaataatattaaataaacaagtcGAGCTTATgtaatgaaacaaataaaaaaaagtcacTGGTAGCCAGTGTATCCAGGATATgggaaactttttatatatacatgatTTTccccattaataaatataaaaaatttaaattttaaagagtaGAATAACagaattatatttagaaactttaaaatctttatgaatgaccatatttttataaatgaccAACTTACCCATATATTTGCAactgtgtaattaaaaattacaaaatacgtTTGTCAGTAATTCTCACACGGCAACAGTTGTGATCGAACGGcgaatgaaattaaatgatgtaactgaaaattgtaaataagcGCTGTGAACACAGTTAGGGGCAATAAATAACGAATTATAAGcacataaaatccataaagtaACATGTTGCAGACTCtatggtaaattatttttctggaTTCAATTTCTTTGGCCgcaatatatgtattaaaatttatttatatggcaCAGTGCATAAAGTGCGATGCAGGTGTGTTTTGCGGCAAGTATATTCACATAATCTAAACATCCCGCATGATTTTGAAAAGTGGAACGTCTCGTCACACCGGCTTGACCCTggattctattttttttattcatttaaggCACTGTACTAGcacagtatataaaaaaaattttcaagatgacattttttgttttttcagtaGTACAATCGATGTGATTGTTGTCTATTGCATGAGGGCCGGCACGTTCTCCGCAGTGTTGTAAatggtataaatattttgtgtcgTGGCAATAATGAGCCGACATGCTAATATAATTGGC from Aethina tumida isolate Nest 87 chromosome 1, icAetTumi1.1, whole genome shotgun sequence includes:
- the LOC109597494 gene encoding proteasome subunit alpha type-5; the protein is MFLTRSEYDRGVNTFSPEGRLFQVEYAIEAIKLGSTAIGISTSEGVVLAVEKRITSPLMEPTTIEKIVEIDKHIGCAVSGLMADSRTMIDRARAECQNHWFVYNENMSVESCAQAVSNLAIQFGDSDDDGAAMSRPFGVAILFAGIDEKGPQLYHMDPSGTFVQFDAKAIGSGSEGAQQSLQEVYHRSMTLEEATTSALTILKQVMEEKLNSSNVEVMTMTPNKMFHMFSKEQVEEVISKLA